The DNA segment TTGAACAGTCCACGAACCATCTGAACATAGGTCTGGAGAAGTACCAATTGGCCAAAGTTTTCGGGCGCAAGCGATCTGGCGAGCACTGCGACGGTTATCAGCTCGAGCACAGCGGCTACGCCACGGCCGCGCAGCAATTTAACGAAATTCCTGCCGATGCGGCGAAGCAGAGATTGATCTTGAGTCAGCTCAGCATCCATTGCCGACCATTGCCTGGATTCTCATACGTTTTGCGATCGCCTTTTGAACATGTTGATCCTGGTTCATTTTATGGTTGCTATCGATCGGCGTGTTTCAACGGATTCGATGCAGGAATACCAGCGCCAGGAGCAATAGGAATATGTCCGGCGCCAGCGCCGCCGGTGCCGGGCTGAGATCAAACAATATGGCAAGTTGCCCCGTCATTTGTTCCAAAAGGTAGAACAATATGCCAATACTCCCACCGATCGCGACTCGCTGGCCAGCGTGGACATGGCGGGCCGATCCCAATAAAAAGGGTACGCCGAGCAGCGACATGGCCAACAAGCCAACCGGGATGCTCAGTTGTTGCCAAAAGATCACACGATAACGATGTGTATCGAGATTATTCTGATCGAGCAAACGAATATATCGATAAAGAGCCAAAGGCGCCATGGCTTCAACCGGTACGATCAGTGCCGATGTCTGCCGTGCCGACAAAGAGCTTTGCCACAGCTTACTTGTCGAATGTTCTTCCTTGATTTCGGCAAGCGCGAGATCAGTTGTTTTCGCATCAATCAGTAACCATTGGCCATCATCCAATACTTCAACACTGGACGCCTGTATAAGTTCCCGCAAGTTATTGTTTTCGTCAAGTTCAAAGATTTCGACATCGCGCAATGCCCCTTGCTGAATCACCTTGCCTATGCGGATGAACCGATCACCGCTGCGAGTCCAGAATTCAGTATCGGTACTCGCAATAATCGTCTGTGGCGTAGTCTTCGCTTTAATTCGTGCTGCGCTGAGCTCAAATTCTGGTACTACAAAGAACTGCACGAGCAGCACCAGGGCAATGATTGCAATAATTACCTCGACTAGCGGCCAGGCTATGCGTCCCACGGGAGGGCCAAGAGCGCGAATGATGACCAATTCCTGATGATTCGCCATTGCCCCCAAACCAATCAGGACCCCCAACAATGCGGTGACCGGAAGTAAATCCAGCATGATTTTGGGGAGGGAATAACCGACTACCGTCAGCGCATCGATTGTTGTGAAGGCGCCTTTGCCAACGTTCTCTAATTCTTCAGCCAGGGTCAAAAAGCCAAATAACGACAACAAGACAAAGAGCACTATCGCAGCGCCGCTCAGAAAGTTGCGTGCAATGTAACGATCAACGATCGGCATAAGTTTGCTTTGCCTTGTGGCGTCTTACCAGTATTCGCCAGGGGGCATAAAGAACAACTACCACCAGGGCAAACAGCCCCGGCACCCACCAGATCGAGGCTACCTTTTCCTGTTCTACCCAGGTCTTCGCCATGGTAAGAAAATTCAAATACGACGCATAAACCAGCAGCGCAATCAAGGTCTTTGCGTAGCGCCCTCGACGAGGGAGTGAGCGGCTGAGCGGAACGGCCGCCAGCGCAAGGAGCAGTGCCGACAGTGATGTCGACAACCGCCACTGGTATTCGGCTTTTTCTTTCGGATTCTGGTAATTTCGTAAATTCAGGGTTGACTCAGCTTTGACCTTATACCCAATGGGCTTGGGGTCGGCGATTCTCAAGAAAAGGGAAAGAGTTTTGAAGCGGCCCAGGACGTTCGGGCCATCGTCAACTGTCTTGTAAACCTGTGCATCGACCAACACAAGTCTATGATGGCCCTCTGTGGCAAACGGCTCAAAGAAACCAGTGGCGGACGAAGTAACCTGGAGACCCTGTTTATCGCGGCTGCGAATAAAAATTCCCTGCAACTGGTGACGGTTTTCCGACATACCCTGGATGAATATTGTCCGTCCTTCTTTGTCATCGACGTAAAATTGGCCAGCCCGGATGCGTTCGAGTTCGGTGGATGCGGCAGCAGCTGCCCCTACTTCATATACCTGCCGGTAGGCCCAGGGTCGCGCTATTGTTGACAGCAGGCCGATAACGATGGCTATGGTGGCGGCGAAAATGATTATCGGCCGCAATAAGCGAAGCTCACCGATCCCGGCAGCTTGCAACGCGTACATCTCCGAGTCGCTGTAAAGAC comes from the Pseudomonadota bacterium genome and includes:
- the lptG gene encoding LPS export ABC transporter permease LptG gives rise to the protein MPIVDRYIARNFLSGAAIVLFVLLSLFGFLTLAEELENVGKGAFTTIDALTVVGYSLPKIMLDLLPVTALLGVLIGLGAMANHQELVIIRALGPPVGRIAWPLVEVIIAIIALVLLVQFFVVPEFELSAARIKAKTTPQTIIASTDTEFWTRSGDRFIRIGKVIQQGALRDVEIFELDENNNLRELIQASSVEVLDDGQWLLIDAKTTDLALAEIKEEHSTSKLWQSSLSARQTSALIVPVEAMAPLALYRYIRLLDQNNLDTHRYRVIFWQQLSIPVGLLAMSLLGVPFLLGSARHVHAGQRVAIGGSIGILFYLLEQMTGQLAILFDLSPAPAALAPDIFLLLLALVFLHRIR
- the lptF gene encoding LPS export ABC transporter permease LptF, which codes for MQVDRYLLREVSVPFIGVSSVLLVIFLTYSMTVFLAQATSGLFNPGEVAYLTFLKSIIALEVLLPLGMYLGVILGMGRLYSDSEMYALQAAGIGELRLLRPIIIFAATIAIVIGLLSTIARPWAYRQVYEVGAAAAASTELERIRAGQFYVDDKEGRTIFIQGMSENRHQLQGIFIRSRDKQGLQVTSSATGFFEPFATEGHHRLVLVDAQVYKTVDDGPNVLGRFKTLSLFLRIADPKPIGYKVKAESTLNLRNYQNPKEKAEYQWRLSTSLSALLLALAAVPLSRSLPRRGRYAKTLIALLVYASYLNFLTMAKTWVEQEKVASIWWVPGLFALVVVVLYAPWRILVRRHKAKQTYADR